The Zingiber officinale cultivar Zhangliang chromosome 10A, Zo_v1.1, whole genome shotgun sequence genome contains a region encoding:
- the LOC122026662 gene encoding lysine-rich arabinogalactan protein 19-like, whose protein sequence is MRRSTRAAASRHGAGQPRKRTLESLAADVPVMPIGVEPVSQGHIASALGSQTPMTLLDVPTSAAPVVPTSTIFTVPPAVPPAYPAPPPPEPTVYPALVAPVPPAPTVYPTPASAVQAAPLLVPSSIVPSAAATYADSAVPPVASGPVYVAASGIPPPAYPAVPPVVPA, encoded by the coding sequence atgaggagatctactcgCGCAGCTGCGTCGAGACATGGTGCAGGACAGCCACGTAAGAGGACGTTGGAGTCACTGGCAGCAGACGTGCCAGTGATGCCTATTGGAGTAGAGCCTGTTAGTCAGGGACATATTGCGAGCGCGTTAGGTTCTCAGACCCCGATGACTCTTTTAGATGTGCCTACCTCGGCTGCACCCGTGGTACCCACCTCTACCATTTTTACGGTACCACCAGCGGTACCACCGGCGTACCCGGCGCCACCGCCACCTGAACCTACCGTGTATCCGGCGCTAGTGGCACCCGTACCACCAGCACCTACAGTGTACCCAACACCCGCATCAGCGGTACAGGCTGCTCCACTTCTGGTACCATCATCTATCGTACCTTCAGCTGCGGCCACATATGCTGATTCTGCAGTGCCACCAGTGGCATCTGGCCCAGTTTATGTAGCAGCATCGGGGATACCTCCCCCGGCCtatccagcggtaccacctgtagtaccaGCTTAG